GATTCATGCGCATAACAAAGCTACTTACTCAGAGGACCAAAGGGGAAGGATTATAGCAAAAATATGATTCCCCTATACACAAGGAAGGCTTGATGAATAGCAGAAACAAAAAAGCCTGCAATTTATACAGGCTTATACACTACATAACCATTAGTTATTATTTTGATGCTGGTCCAAATTGGTTAGCACCTGGCGTTCCTTCCAGACAGAAGAACACCAGTAAAACGATAGAACCAAACGGAATGAAGGCAATTAAATACCACCAACCGCTTTTATCCAGGTCGTGTAAACGACGAATAGCAACGGCCAGACTAGGCATAAAGATCGCTAACGCATACACAACCAGTAAAATCATACTAACGACGCCATTTGAACCAAAAATAGCATCTAACACACCGCCAACAATCATGAGTACAACCATGGCAATCATGCTAAACAGTACGAACATCCAGTATTCTTTACGACGCGCACGACCAGAAAAATCAGCGTATTTCTCTAACAAACACTTTTTAAACCATTCCACAATTTCTTTCCTTGAAAAATAAACAAATTAAAAAAATCGAACGCCCGCATTATATCTGAAACCATTACACAATTAATAATCATCCAACTGTAAATATTTCGAAAAGATTGATTGTAAATAAAGGATTAGAATTCAATTAGGCAAAATTTTTCCAAAAAAAAACCAGAGAATAACTCTCTGGTTTCTGTATTCATTAATCTGAATTAACCGGCAACAGCGATACGTTTCATATCAGTCATATAACCACGCAACTTCTTACCAATCACTTCAATTGGATGATTGCGGATGGCTTCGTTAACATCACGCAGTTGGGCATTATCAATTTCTGCTGCTGCAACAGATTTACCTAAGTCACCAGCCTGCAATGAACCCATGAATTTTTCACGCAACAGTGGTACAGCAGCATTAGAGAACAGATAGTTACCATACTCAGCAGTATCAGAAATAACCACGTTCATTTCATACAGGCGCTTACGAGCAATGGTGTTAGCAATTAGCGGTAACTCGTGCAGAGATTCATAGTAAGCAGACTCTTCAATAATGCCGGAAACCACCATGGTTTCAAACGCCAGCTCAACCCCGGCTTTAACCATCGCAATCATTAAGACGCCGTGATCAAAGTATTCCTGCTCGCTAATTTTACCTTCTTGCTGAGGCGCATTCTCGAAAGCGGTACGGCCTGTCTCTTCGCGCCAGCCTAATAGTTTTGCGTCATTATTTGCCCAGTCAGCCATCATACCTTCAGAGAAGGCTCCAGAGATAATGTCATCCATATGCTTTTGGAACAGCGGAGCCATCAGCGTTTTTAACTGTTCAGACAGTGCGAAAGCACGCAGTTTTGCCGAATTAGACAAGCGGTCCATCATCAACGTGATACCACCTTGTTTCAGCGCCTCGGTCGTGGTTTCCCAACCGTACTGCACTAATTTTTCAGCATAAGCCGGGCTGGCACCGTCAGCCACCAGCTTGTCAAAACATAGAATCGAACCTGCCTGTAACATACCACACAGGATAGTTTGCTCACCCATCAGGTCAGACTTAACTTCAGCAACAAAAGAAGATTGCAAAACACCCGCACGATGACCACCGGTCGCTGCTGCCCATGCTTTAGCAATCGCCATGCCTTCACCTTTTGGATCGTTTTCTGGGTGAACAGCAATCAGAGTAGGTACACCAAAACCGCGCTTATACTCTTCACGAACCTCTGTACCCGGGCACTTCGGCGCAACCATCACAACCGTGATATCTGGGCGAATAGTTTCGCCAACTTCAACAATATTGAAACCGTGAGAATAACCTAACGCTGCACCTTTTTTCATCAGCGGTTGTACCGCCTGGACGACAGCAGAATGCTGCTTGTCTGGCGTCAGGTTAACCACTAAGTCTGCCTGAGGGATCAATTCTTCGTAGGTTCCTACTTTAAAACCATTTTCTGTCGCTTTACGCCATGATGCACGCTTTTCATCAATCGCCTCTTTACGTAACGTATAAGCGATATCCAGACCAGAATCGCGCATGTTCAGGCCCTGATTAAGACCTTGAGCACCACATCCAACAATAACGATTTTTTTACCCTTCAGAAAACCGGACTCATCCGCAAACTCATCGCGCCCCATAAAACGGCACTGACCTAACTGGGCCAACTGCTGGCGTAAGTTTAATGTATTGAAATAGTTAGCCATTGTTATTCTCCATTCTTGGTTGTTATGTTGCGCTTTGTTGTGTTGGTACCCGTAAACAGCGGCACACCTGAAATTTATAATAAGACAAGATCTGCATTGCTTAAATTGATATATTAAGAAGATGATATTGCAATTTCTGCAATACAAAATTCGGTGCCTTAATGTGGATCTTCGTGATTTAAAATTGTTTCTTCATTTAGCCGACAGTCAGCACTTTGGCAAAACCGCTAAAGCAACCTATGTTAGCCCTTCCACCCTGTCGAGACAGATACAACGAATGGAAGAAGAACTTGGGCAGATGCTATTTCTGCGTGATAACCGCACCGTACAGCTCACCCATGCAGGCCAGCAGCTTAAGGTCTTTGCTCAACAAACCTTATTGCATTATCAACAGTTGAAAAATGCCCTGACGCAGGAGGGGGAATCCCTCAGTGGCGAACTGCGAATCTTCTGTTCGGTAACGGCTGCCTACAGCCATCTACCCGCCATACTCGACCAATTCCGCGCCCTACACCCTAATGTAGAAATAAAATTGACCACCGGTGACGCCGCAGATGCTGTTGATAAAATTCAGTCTAACGATGCAGATCTGGCCATTGCCGGTCGCCCGGAAACGCTGCCTTCCACCATTGATTTTCGCAAAATTGGCGAGGTTCCACTGGTATTAATTACGCCAGCACTACCGTGCCCAGTACACACTCAAATGCTGGAACATAAACCTGATTGGGCAAATATTCCCTTTATTTTACCGGAGCATGGCCCAACACGCAGACGTATCGACCAATGGTTTCGCCGTTACCACATCAGCAATCCGCAAATTTACGCTACGGTTGCTGGTCATGAAGCTATTGTTTCTATGGTTGCTCTTGGCTGTGGCATCGCACTGATTCCCAGCGTAGTGCTGGACAATAGTCCCGAAACTATCCGCAGCCGGATTGCTGTAGCAGACCACGTCACCCTGACATCCGCCTTTGATTTAGGGGTATGCGTACAGAAAAAGCGCCTCAATGAACCGCTGATTCACGCCTTCTGGCAACTAATATGAGTTTCACCGCAATCACTCATCAGGATTGCGTTTAATCATTTCTGCCCGCATCAGGTAATGATAAAGGGGAGCCAATTGCTTAAAGCCTTTTTCTAACTGAGAAACCAGATCATTATTAAATACCATTTCCATCTCCTGACTGGTATGCATAACGGCAAATGACTTACGGTTATACCAGTTGGCAATGCTAGCATCCTGATCTTTAACCAATGGGCGCTTATAACTTTCACCCACTAGCTCAAATGGCGGTTTATTGCATTTGGCTACCGCTAAAAAATCTTTAGGCTCGTTACGCATCAATAAACGTAGCACATCCATCGTTTGTCGACTGGCGGAGTAATAGCCTAAACCATAGCGATAAAAATCGGGGGCAATTTCAAAAAAGTAGACTGGTGCATCTTTCCAATCTTTGCTGTGCCGTTTAAAGGTCAACCACATATGGCTGCGATAGCGGGATTTATCATGACTAAAACGTGTATCACGATGAATTCTGGACAGGGTTTTACCAATTGCTGGACGGGTTTCAAACTCAGGATCGATGAGCATCATGCACGGAGTTAGAACAGTTACCAGTGCACGGAAAGGGGTGAGTATTTCATCATCATAAATGTGGCGATGATCGTCGAACCAATCTTTGCTGTTTTGAATTCTGACATCCTGTAAAAATGTCAGCCCCTGCTGCCTAAACCCATTGAATTGCATCATCGCTCCTGTCTGCTAATCCATCATCAGAAAACCAAACGCTGTCGAATTTCATTCTCCGACAGCATTCAGACAATGACTGTAACTACCCCGCCAGAAAGAAGCGGAACGCCGGATTATCCGTTTCATCATGATAATCGTACCCCAGTTGTTCAAGATGCTGCTCAAACTCTGCATCGTGCCCAACCAGCTCAAACGCTGCAAGCACACGACCATAATCGGTGCCATGGCTGCGATAGTGGAACAGAGAAATATTCCAGTAAGTACCCAACGTTTGCAAAAACTTCAGTAAAGCCCCGGCAGACTCTGGAAATTCAAAGCTGTATAACCGCTCACTTAATGGCTTGGCCGGACGGCCTCCTACCATATAGCGAACGTGCAACTTAGCCATTTCATCATCCGATAAATCAACCACCTGATAACTATCATCACGTAATTCGCGGATAATCTCTTCTCTTTCGGTCTGACCTCCGGTTAACCGAACCCCGACAAAAATGCAGGCATCTTTGTCACTTGCGTATCGATAGTTAAATTCAGTGACTGAACGACCGCCTAACAGCTGGCAGAACTTCAAAAAACTGCCTTTCTGCTCCGGAATAGTCACCGCCAGCAGCGCTTCCCGTTTTTCACCCAACTCGCAACGCTCGGAGACATAACGCAGGCCGTGAAAGTTCAAATTAGCACCGGACAAAATGCAGGCCAGACGTTCACCTTCGAGATTATGCTGCTCAACATACTTTTTTAAACCGGCCAGCGCCAAAGCGCCCGATGGTTCAGCAATCGCTCTGACATCTTCAAACAAATCTTTTACTGCCGCACAAATCGCATCGCTATCAACGGTAATAACATCATCCAGATATTCACGACACAGACGGAAGGTCTCATCACCGATACGCTTTACCGCTACGCCATCGGCAAATAATCCTACGCGATCAAGATCGACAGGTTGCCCGGCATTCATCGCCGCCATCAGGCAGGCTGAATCTTCCGCTTCAACACCAATCACTTTAATGTCAGGCATCAATTGCTTAATCAAGACCGCCACACCGGCGGCGAGTCCACCACCACCCACGGGAACAAAGATACGATCGAGATGAGCGTCCTGCTGGATCAACTCCATCCCAATGGTGCCCTGCCCGGCAATGACGGCTGGATGATCGAACGGAGGAATAAAGATATAACCCTCCTGTTCAGACAGGGCGATAGCTTTGGCTTTGGCCTCATCAAAATTAGCGCCGTGCAACAGCACTTCGCCACCGAAGCCACGTACGGCATCAACTTTAATATCCGGCGTCGTTAACGGCATAACAATCAGAGAACGAATACCCAAACCGGTAGCTGACAGCGCAACACCCTGAGCATGATTACCAGCTGATGCGGCGATCACACCATTGGCCCTCTGTTGCTCATTCAGCCCAGAGATCATCGCATGCGCGCCGCGCAGTTTGAAACTGTGTACGGGTTGCCTGTCTTCGCGTTTTACCAGCACGGTATTTTTCAGGCGAGCAGAGAGCTTATTCATCACCTGTAATGGCGTGACCTGAGCCACGTCATAAACCGGAGAACAAAGCACTGCACGGAGATATTCTGCACCTGTCGGTGCAGAAGAAAGTGGTAATGGAACAGCCATAACGGTTAGCCTCCCAGCTTACTTTTATCCCTGACGGCGCCTTTATCTGCGCTGGTTGCTAAACTGGCATAAGCGCGTAAAGCAAATGAAACCTGACGGTCACGAACCACTGGCGTCCAGGCTTTATCACCACGATCCGCTTCAGTCTGGCGACGGCTGGCTAACTCACTATCTGATACATCCAGCGCAATACTGCGTTTTGGAATATCAATATCAATCATGTCACCATTACGAACTAAGCCAATCAAACCGCCATTAGCTGCTTCCGGTGAAATATGACCAATAGACAACCCAGATGTACCACCTGAGAAACGACCATCGGTGATCAACGCACAGCTTTTACCTAGCCCCATGGATTTCAGGAACGTCGTGGGATATAGCATCTCCTGCATACCCGGCCCACCTTTTGGACCTTCATAACGGATCACCACCACATCACCGGCAACCACTTTCTTACCCAGAATAGCGTCAACCGCATCTTCCTGACTTTCATATACTTTTGCTGGGCCGCGGAATACCAGATACTCATCATCAACGCCGGCGGTTTTAACAATACAGCCATCCACCGCTAAATTACCGTTCAATACCGCCAGACCGCCTTCCTGACTGTAAGCATGCTCTTTATCGCGGATACAACCTTCAGCGCGATCGTCATCCAGAGAATCCCAGCGGCAATCCTGAGAGAAAGCCTGAGTGGTACGAATACCTGCAGGCCCCGCCCGAAACAAGGTTCTTACCGCATCATCATTGGTACGCATAATATCGAACTTGTCTAACGTTTCCGTCAGGCTCAGGCCCATAATGTTTTTCGTATTGCGGTTTAGCAGGTCTGCGCGTTCCAGCTCACCCAAAATACCCATCACCCCGCCAGCACGGTGAACGTCTTCCATATGGTATTTTTGAGTGCTTGGAGCAACCTTACACAACTGAGGAACTTTGCGTGATAAACGATCGATATCGTTCATGGTAAAATCAACTTCACCTTCCTGTGCAGCAGCCAGAAGATGCAATACGGTATTGGTTGACCCCCCCATAGCGATATCCATGACCATCGCATTTTCAAACGCAGCCTTATTAGCGATAGCACGAGGTAACACACTCTCATCATCCTGCTCATAATAGCGCTTGGTTAATGCCACAATCTCTTTACCTGCATTCAGGAAAAGTTGTTTGCGGTCTTTGTGAGTCGCCAGCAGAGAGCCATTACCCGGCAGCGCTAAACCCATCGCCTCGGTTAAGCAGTTCATTGAGTTCGCAGTAAACATACCCGAACAAGAACCACAGGTAGGGCAAGCGGAACGCTCTATTTGAGCACTATCTTCATCGCTGACATCAGGATTTGCCCCCTGAATCATGGCATCAATCAGGTCCAGCTTGATGATTTTGTCTGATAGCTTAGTTTTTCCGGCTTCCATCGGGCCACCGGAAACAAAAATAACCGGAATATTCAGGCGTAAAGACGCCATTAACATTCCCGGGGTAATCTTGTCACAGTTAGAGATGCACACCATGGCGTCAGCACAGTGGGCATTCACCATGTATTCTACCGAATCAGCAATTAGCTCCCGGGAAGGAAGAGAATAGAGCATGCCCCCGTGTCCCATCGCGATACCATCATCCACCGCGATAGTATTGAACTCTTTGGCAACACCGCCTGACTCATGGATCTGATCGGCAACCAGCTTACCTAAGTCACGTAAATGCACATGGCCCGGCACAAACTGTGTAAAAGAGTTCACCACGGCAATAATTGGCTTACCAAAATCAGCATCGGTCATACCCGTTGCACGCCATAGCGCACGAGCTCCTGCCATATTACGACCATGTGTAGTTGTAGCTGAACGATACTTAGGCATGCTTTATTCACTCCCGTTGTTTTATCCGGGCGGAGTAACTCCGCCCGTTAGTATTATGTTTGCTCTATTTATTATTGATTCACTAAATCTAACCAACCGTATTTATCTTCTGTTTGACCGTTGAACAGACCAAAGAAACGCTGCTGAATTTGCTTAGTAATAGGACCACGGCGGCCAATACCAACTTCAATGCCATCAACACTGCGTACCGGGGTAATTTCAGCCGCAGTACCGGTCATAAACACTTCATCAGCAAGATAGAGTGACTCACGCGACAGAACTTGTTCGCGAATTTCAAAGCCCAGATCTTTAGTTAACTTCATGATGGCATCACGA
Above is a window of Limnobaculum parvum DNA encoding:
- the ilvY gene encoding HTH-type transcriptional activator IlvY is translated as MDLRDLKLFLHLADSQHFGKTAKATYVSPSTLSRQIQRMEEELGQMLFLRDNRTVQLTHAGQQLKVFAQQTLLHYQQLKNALTQEGESLSGELRIFCSVTAAYSHLPAILDQFRALHPNVEIKLTTGDAADAVDKIQSNDADLAIAGRPETLPSTIDFRKIGEVPLVLITPALPCPVHTQMLEHKPDWANIPFILPEHGPTRRRIDQWFRRYHISNPQIYATVAGHEAIVSMVALGCGIALIPSVVLDNSPETIRSRIAVADHVTLTSAFDLGVCVQKKRLNEPLIHAFWQLI
- a CDS encoding DUF805 domain-containing protein, whose product is MEWFKKCLLEKYADFSGRARRKEYWMFVLFSMIAMVVLMIVGGVLDAIFGSNGVVSMILLVVYALAIFMPSLAVAIRRLHDLDKSGWWYLIAFIPFGSIVLLVFFCLEGTPGANQFGPASK
- a CDS encoding DUF2461 domain-containing protein, whose translation is MMQFNGFRQQGLTFLQDVRIQNSKDWFDDHRHIYDDEILTPFRALVTVLTPCMMLIDPEFETRPAIGKTLSRIHRDTRFSHDKSRYRSHMWLTFKRHSKDWKDAPVYFFEIAPDFYRYGLGYYSASRQTMDVLRLLMRNEPKDFLAVAKCNKPPFELVGESYKRPLVKDQDASIANWYNRKSFAVMHTSQEMEMVFNNDLVSQLEKGFKQLAPLYHYLMRAEMIKRNPDE
- the ilvD gene encoding dihydroxy-acid dehydratase: MPKYRSATTTHGRNMAGARALWRATGMTDADFGKPIIAVVNSFTQFVPGHVHLRDLGKLVADQIHESGGVAKEFNTIAVDDGIAMGHGGMLYSLPSRELIADSVEYMVNAHCADAMVCISNCDKITPGMLMASLRLNIPVIFVSGGPMEAGKTKLSDKIIKLDLIDAMIQGANPDVSDEDSAQIERSACPTCGSCSGMFTANSMNCLTEAMGLALPGNGSLLATHKDRKQLFLNAGKEIVALTKRYYEQDDESVLPRAIANKAAFENAMVMDIAMGGSTNTVLHLLAAAQEGEVDFTMNDIDRLSRKVPQLCKVAPSTQKYHMEDVHRAGGVMGILGELERADLLNRNTKNIMGLSLTETLDKFDIMRTNDDAVRTLFRAGPAGIRTTQAFSQDCRWDSLDDDRAEGCIRDKEHAYSQEGGLAVLNGNLAVDGCIVKTAGVDDEYLVFRGPAKVYESQEDAVDAILGKKVVAGDVVVIRYEGPKGGPGMQEMLYPTTFLKSMGLGKSCALITDGRFSGGTSGLSIGHISPEAANGGLIGLVRNGDMIDIDIPKRSIALDVSDSELASRRQTEADRGDKAWTPVVRDRQVSFALRAYASLATSADKGAVRDKSKLGG
- the ilvA gene encoding threonine ammonia-lyase, biosynthetic, with the translated sequence MAVPLPLSSAPTGAEYLRAVLCSPVYDVAQVTPLQVMNKLSARLKNTVLVKREDRQPVHSFKLRGAHAMISGLNEQQRANGVIAASAGNHAQGVALSATGLGIRSLIVMPLTTPDIKVDAVRGFGGEVLLHGANFDEAKAKAIALSEQEGYIFIPPFDHPAVIAGQGTIGMELIQQDAHLDRIFVPVGGGGLAAGVAVLIKQLMPDIKVIGVEAEDSACLMAAMNAGQPVDLDRVGLFADGVAVKRIGDETFRLCREYLDDVITVDSDAICAAVKDLFEDVRAIAEPSGALALAGLKKYVEQHNLEGERLACILSGANLNFHGLRYVSERCELGEKREALLAVTIPEQKGSFLKFCQLLGGRSVTEFNYRYASDKDACIFVGVRLTGGQTEREEIIRELRDDSYQVVDLSDDEMAKLHVRYMVGGRPAKPLSERLYSFEFPESAGALLKFLQTLGTYWNISLFHYRSHGTDYGRVLAAFELVGHDAEFEQHLEQLGYDYHDETDNPAFRFFLAG
- the ilvC gene encoding ketol-acid reductoisomerase, which produces MANYFNTLNLRQQLAQLGQCRFMGRDEFADESGFLKGKKIVIVGCGAQGLNQGLNMRDSGLDIAYTLRKEAIDEKRASWRKATENGFKVGTYEELIPQADLVVNLTPDKQHSAVVQAVQPLMKKGAALGYSHGFNIVEVGETIRPDITVVMVAPKCPGTEVREEYKRGFGVPTLIAVHPENDPKGEGMAIAKAWAAATGGHRAGVLQSSFVAEVKSDLMGEQTILCGMLQAGSILCFDKLVADGASPAYAEKLVQYGWETTTEALKQGGITLMMDRLSNSAKLRAFALSEQLKTLMAPLFQKHMDDIISGAFSEGMMADWANNDAKLLGWREETGRTAFENAPQQEGKISEQEYFDHGVLMIAMVKAGVELAFETMVVSGIIEESAYYESLHELPLIANTIARKRLYEMNVVISDTAEYGNYLFSNAAVPLLREKFMGSLQAGDLGKSVAAAEIDNAQLRDVNEAIRNHPIEVIGKKLRGYMTDMKRIAVAG